A window of Aquitalea denitrificans contains these coding sequences:
- a CDS encoding GntR family transcriptional regulator, producing the protein MTTLQPIKRQTLTSAVTESLRQRLLSGEFVDGQQLRQEALSNEYGVSRVPVREALRQLEAEGLIQIIDHKGAVVSKLSLEDVLELLEIRAMLEGSVLKASIPCQTPADIALAEQTLHEFEVALQKNDVRHWGELNSRFHLALYRAAKRPNTLALIEQLHNKTDRYTRMQILFTRTMERAHEEHTRLLELCKQGAAEEAAEFIRFHILSAGHALEHYLQGQQGH; encoded by the coding sequence ATGACTACCCTGCAGCCGATCAAGCGCCAGACGCTGACCAGTGCCGTAACCGAATCGCTTCGCCAGCGACTGCTTTCCGGAGAATTCGTCGACGGACAGCAATTGCGCCAAGAAGCGCTATCCAATGAATACGGTGTCAGCCGCGTGCCGGTACGCGAAGCCCTGCGCCAGCTGGAGGCCGAAGGGCTGATCCAGATCATCGACCACAAGGGTGCCGTGGTTTCCAAGCTGTCGCTGGAAGACGTGCTGGAACTGCTGGAAATCCGCGCCATGCTGGAAGGATCGGTGCTCAAGGCATCGATTCCCTGTCAGACCCCGGCCGACATTGCCCTGGCCGAGCAGACCCTGCATGAATTCGAAGTAGCCCTGCAAAAGAACGACGTGCGCCACTGGGGTGAGCTGAACTCGCGCTTTCACCTGGCCTTGTACCGCGCAGCCAAGCGCCCCAACACGCTGGCGCTGATCGAACAGCTGCACAACAAGACCGACCGCTACACCCGCATGCAGATCCTGTTTACCCGCACCATGGAGCGCGCCCACGAGGAGCACACCCGGCTGCTGGAACTGTGCAAGCAAGGCGCAGCCGAGGAAGCCGCAGAGTTCATCCGCTTCCACATCCTGTCTGCCGGCCACGCACTGGAGCACTACCTGCAGGGGCAGCAGGGCCACTAA
- the folD gene encoding bifunctional methylenetetrahydrofolate dehydrogenase/methenyltetrahydrofolate cyclohydrolase FolD, which yields MAAQLIDGKAVAEQLIAKVGEGVKQRVAAGKRAPALAVILVGNDPASSVYVGSKKRSCEKAGIRSVAYDLPAETSQQELLDIIDTLNADATVDGILVQLPLPKQIDPQAVIERIDPKKDVDGFHPYNMGRLAIKMPLLRPCTPRGVMTLLEEYGIDPKGKKAVIVGASNIVGRPQALEMLLARATVTVCHSATQDLAREVGEADIVVAAVGIPGFIKGEWIKPGAVVIDVGINRLDTGKLAGDVEFAAAAERASFITPVPGGVGPMTVATLLQNTLDSANLNA from the coding sequence ATGGCGGCGCAACTCATTGATGGTAAGGCAGTAGCAGAACAACTCATCGCCAAGGTAGGCGAAGGTGTAAAGCAGCGTGTGGCTGCAGGCAAGCGCGCACCGGCGTTGGCGGTCATCCTGGTCGGTAACGATCCGGCCTCCAGCGTTTATGTAGGCAGCAAGAAGCGCTCTTGCGAAAAGGCGGGCATCCGTTCGGTTGCCTACGATCTGCCGGCTGAAACCAGCCAGCAGGAATTGCTGGATATCATCGATACCCTGAATGCCGATGCCACCGTGGACGGCATCCTGGTTCAGCTGCCGCTGCCCAAGCAGATCGACCCGCAAGCCGTGATCGAGCGTATCGATCCCAAAAAGGACGTCGATGGCTTCCATCCCTACAATATGGGTCGTCTGGCCATCAAGATGCCGCTGCTGCGTCCGTGCACGCCGCGCGGTGTGATGACCCTGCTGGAAGAATACGGCATCGACCCCAAGGGCAAGAAAGCCGTGATCGTGGGTGCTTCCAATATCGTGGGTCGTCCGCAGGCGCTGGAAATGCTGCTGGCGCGTGCCACCGTTACCGTGTGCCACAGTGCTACGCAGGATCTGGCGCGCGAAGTGGGCGAGGCCGACATCGTGGTGGCTGCGGTGGGAATTCCCGGCTTTATCAAGGGCGAGTGGATCAAGCCCGGTGCGGTGGTGATTGATGTGGGCATCAATCGTCTGGATACCGGCAAGCTGGCCGGCGATGTGGAGTTTGCCGCTGCTGCCGAGCGCGCCAGTTTCATCACCCCGGTTCCGGGTGGTGTCGGTCCGATGACCGTGGCAACGCTGTTGCAGAATACGCTGGATTCGGCCAATCTGAACGCCTGA
- the purU gene encoding formyltetrahydrofolate deformylase, whose product MSNSPQSATLLISAPDKKGLVAALANFLMTYNANIMHADQHQDGSENLFLMRIQWDLAGFTLPMDAFAAAFQPIASEHNMNWKVSLSSRKPRMAIFVSKYEHCLVDLLHRWRIGELNCDIPLVISNHEDCRRLVEFNGIPFHVLPVTRDNKENAEAEQFRLLEEAGVDFIVLARYMQVLSGEFVKRYPDRVINIHHSFLPAFDGAKPYHRAFARGVKLIGATSHYVTEDLDEGPIIEQEVTRISHRDDVEDLIQKGRDLEKVVLSRAVRWHLDDRILSYSNKTVVFD is encoded by the coding sequence ATGAGCAATTCCCCCCAGTCGGCCACGCTGTTGATCAGTGCACCGGACAAGAAGGGCCTGGTAGCGGCCCTGGCCAATTTCCTGATGACCTACAACGCCAACATCATGCACGCTGACCAGCATCAGGACGGCAGTGAAAACCTGTTCCTGATGCGCATCCAGTGGGATCTGGCCGGCTTTACCCTGCCGATGGACGCGTTTGCCGCCGCTTTTCAGCCGATTGCCTCCGAGCACAATATGAACTGGAAGGTCTCCCTGTCCAGCCGCAAGCCGCGCATGGCCATTTTTGTGTCCAAGTACGAACACTGCCTGGTGGATTTGCTGCACCGCTGGCGCATTGGCGAGCTTAACTGTGATATTCCGCTGGTGATTTCCAATCACGAAGATTGCCGCCGGCTGGTGGAATTCAACGGCATTCCTTTCCATGTGCTGCCGGTTACCCGCGACAACAAGGAGAACGCCGAGGCCGAGCAGTTCCGCCTGCTGGAAGAAGCCGGTGTCGATTTCATCGTGCTGGCGCGTTATATGCAGGTATTGTCCGGTGAGTTCGTCAAGCGTTATCCGGATCGCGTCATCAACATCCACCACAGCTTCCTGCCGGCATTCGATGGGGCCAAGCCGTATCACCGTGCCTTTGCCCGTGGCGTGAAGCTGATCGGTGCCACCAGCCATTACGTGACCGAGGATCTGGACGAAGGTCCGATCATCGAGCAGGAGGTCACCCGCATTTCGCATCGCGACGATGTGGAAGACCTGATCCAGAAAGGCCGCGATCTGGAAAAAGTGGTGCTGTCCCGTGCCGTGCGCTGGCATCTGGACGACCGCATCCTGTCTTACAGCAACAAGACCGTTGTCTTTGACTGA
- a CDS encoding thioredoxin family protein, whose amino-acid sequence MASTPWLLLDEFGFYQRLAALPGNTLVLFGQPGCSACRAWRQLLQDWQPDGLQQLAYVDVQQSMALAHAFEIFHLPTLLLFVDGHYHGQLRSAMQRQSVQQALCTLLASPAEEEP is encoded by the coding sequence ATGGCCAGTACTCCCTGGCTGCTGCTGGACGAGTTTGGTTTCTACCAGCGGCTGGCCGCCCTGCCCGGCAATACCCTGGTCCTGTTCGGCCAACCCGGTTGCTCAGCCTGTCGCGCATGGCGGCAACTGCTGCAGGATTGGCAGCCCGACGGCCTGCAGCAACTGGCCTATGTTGATGTACAGCAAAGCATGGCACTGGCCCATGCCTTCGAAATCTTTCATCTCCCTACCCTGTTGCTGTTTGTCGACGGCCACTATCACGGCCAATTGCGCAGTGCCATGCAACGCCAGAGCGTGCAACAGGCCCTGTGCACGCTGCTGGCCAGCCCAGCGGAGGAAGAGCCCTGA
- a CDS encoding NUDIX hydrolase — MRNLDDKKPDQRLPADLARRATAIIELPDGVLVTAARGSRYNLPGGKANRGELRSQALIREIREETGLRINSMLYLFDHITPHNAHKVYLCIAQGQAKPQGEIERIALVSSPETDLDLFVESRAILRRYARLRNEETAKGQALRAILGLARYIAKVD; from the coding sequence ATGAGAAATCTGGACGACAAAAAGCCCGATCAACGCCTGCCGGCTGATCTGGCAAGACGTGCCACCGCCATTATCGAATTGCCGGATGGTGTGCTGGTCACCGCAGCACGTGGCAGTCGCTACAACCTGCCTGGCGGCAAGGCCAACCGGGGCGAATTGCGCTCCCAGGCCCTGATCCGCGAAATTCGGGAAGAAACCGGGCTGCGCATCAACTCCATGCTCTACCTGTTCGACCACATCACCCCCCACAATGCCCACAAGGTATACCTGTGCATTGCGCAGGGCCAGGCAAAGCCACAAGGTGAAATCGAGCGTATTGCCCTGGTTTCCTCGCCGGAAACCGATCTCGACCTGTTTGTGGAAAGCCGCGCCATCCTGCGGCGCTACGCCCGCTTGCGTAATGAGGAAACGGCCAAGGGGCAGGCCTTGCGTGCCATTCTGGGGCTGGCCCGTTACATCGCCAAGGTAGACTGA
- a CDS encoding undecaprenyl-diphosphate phosphatase — MNPVEALLFAVIQGISELFPVSSLGHGILIPDWLHWSLNRSNPDFLPFMVMLHLGTALALLLFFYRDWLQLIAGFIRAKGGSSNPEARLMWRLLAGTIPAGLLGLLLEKQLRVLFGSATAVLVFLSINGLLLLWGERLGQRRAHKSLDELSITGAIKIGSGQALALLPGISRSGVTLLSGLAHGLDHASAARFSFLLATPIILAAGILEIPKLAHAGHAQPWGLLLACGAVAGLCAYASTWFLMRYFKKTEIESLRPFGWYCLLLGLGGLVYRLV; from the coding sequence ATGAATCCTGTTGAAGCACTGCTGTTTGCGGTTATCCAAGGTATCAGCGAACTGTTTCCGGTCAGCAGCCTGGGACATGGCATCCTGATTCCGGACTGGCTGCACTGGTCGCTCAATCGCAGCAACCCGGACTTTCTGCCCTTCATGGTCATGCTGCATCTGGGGACTGCCCTGGCCCTGCTACTGTTTTTCTATCGCGACTGGTTGCAGTTGATTGCCGGCTTCATCCGCGCCAAAGGCGGCAGCAGCAACCCGGAAGCACGGCTGATGTGGCGACTGCTAGCCGGTACCATCCCTGCTGGCCTGCTGGGGCTGCTGCTGGAAAAACAACTGCGCGTACTGTTTGGCAGCGCCACTGCCGTACTGGTTTTTCTCAGCATCAATGGCCTGCTGCTGTTGTGGGGTGAGCGTCTGGGTCAGCGTCGGGCACACAAGAGCCTGGATGAGTTGAGCATTACAGGCGCTATCAAGATCGGCAGCGGTCAGGCACTGGCGCTGTTGCCGGGCATTTCCCGCTCTGGCGTGACCTTGCTCAGCGGACTGGCGCATGGCCTGGATCATGCCTCTGCCGCCCGCTTTTCCTTCTTGCTGGCAACCCCCATCATCCTGGCGGCCGGGATACTGGAAATCCCCAAGCTGGCCCATGCCGGCCATGCCCAACCCTGGGGTCTGCTACTTGCCTGCGGTGCCGTTGCCGGCCTGTGTGCCTACGCGAGCACCTGGTTTCTCATGCGTTATTTCAAGAAAACCGAAATCGAATCGCTGCGCCCCTTTGGCTGGTATTGCCTGCTGCTTGGCCTGGGTGGACTGGTTTACCGCCTGGTTTGA
- a CDS encoding YecA family protein, with protein MKHAPLTEADYQRLSATLQRFESLQCMNLEKLDGFFTALLCGPEAIRPTECLPLILGEAFDDEQAFRSEKDLEKFVSLLMGHWLDITHTLQQGAEFQPWLDVDEQGVVHGNDWAEGFVEGMQLLQDDWNLLFDDAEHAGALEAIMALAFERHPDPEMRPYIDSSDTTQREQWLAAISPAVQEIHQFFASIRAAMEAELEQDALDPKH; from the coding sequence ATGAAACACGCTCCGCTGACTGAGGCCGACTACCAGCGCCTGTCTGCCACCCTGCAACGCTTTGAAAGCCTGCAGTGCATGAACCTGGAAAAGCTGGACGGTTTCTTCACCGCCCTGCTGTGCGGCCCGGAAGCCATCAGGCCCACCGAATGTCTGCCACTGATCCTGGGCGAGGCCTTTGACGACGAGCAGGCCTTTCGCAGCGAAAAGGATCTGGAGAAATTTGTCTCGCTGCTGATGGGCCACTGGCTGGACATCACGCACACCCTGCAACAGGGCGCAGAATTCCAACCCTGGCTGGATGTCGATGAACAAGGCGTGGTGCACGGCAATGACTGGGCCGAAGGCTTTGTCGAAGGCATGCAGCTGCTACAGGACGACTGGAATCTGCTGTTTGACGATGCCGAGCATGCCGGCGCGCTGGAAGCCATCATGGCGCTGGCGTTCGAACGCCATCCCGACCCGGAAATGCGCCCCTACATCGACAGCAGTGATACCACCCAGCGCGAACAATGGCTGGCCGCCATCTCCCCTGCCGTGCAGGAAATCCACCAGTTCTTTGCCAGCATTCGTGCCGCCATGGAAGCCGAGCTGGAGCAAGATGCGCTCGATCCCAAGCACTGA
- a CDS encoding proteasome-type protease, which produces MTYCVAMNLASGMLFASDSRTNAGVDHVSTFRKMQFFQQPDERLLVMLSAGNLATTQSVVSLLRQRASKPGEERSILNVPSMYDAACLVGDTLREIVERDGPTLSQSKIEVGCSFLLGGQIRGEAPRLFNIYPQGNFIEATQDTPYFQIGEAKYGKPIIDRVVSYHTPVEDAAKCALISFDSTMKSNLSVGLPIDMLVYDKDDFGPGIHQHITEHDPYFQQLHTGWGQALREAFAALPPMRWKE; this is translated from the coding sequence ATGACTTACTGCGTCGCCATGAATCTTGCGTCCGGCATGCTGTTTGCCTCGGACTCCCGCACCAATGCCGGGGTGGACCACGTGTCCACCTTTCGCAAGATGCAATTTTTCCAGCAGCCGGACGAGCGGCTGCTGGTGATGCTGTCCGCCGGCAATCTGGCCACCACCCAAAGCGTGGTCAGCCTGCTGCGCCAGCGCGCCAGCAAGCCGGGGGAGGAGCGCAGCATCCTCAACGTGCCATCGATGTACGATGCCGCCTGCCTGGTGGGCGATACCCTGCGTGAAATTGTCGAGCGCGACGGCCCCACCCTCAGCCAGTCCAAGATCGAAGTCGGCTGTTCCTTCCTGCTGGGCGGGCAAATCCGGGGAGAGGCACCACGGCTGTTCAATATCTATCCGCAGGGCAATTTCATCGAAGCCACCCAGGACACACCATATTTCCAGATCGGCGAAGCCAAGTACGGCAAGCCCATCATCGACCGGGTGGTCAGCTACCACACTCCGGTGGAAGACGCCGCCAAATGCGCGCTGATCAGCTTTGACTCCACCATGAAGAGCAATCTGTCAGTCGGCCTGCCCATCGACATGCTGGTTTATGACAAGGACGACTTCGGCCCCGGCATTCACCAGCACATTACCGAACACGACCCCTACTTCCAGCAACTGCACACCGGCTGGGGCCAAGCCTTGCGCGAAGCCTTTGCCGCCCTGCCGCCCATGCGCTGGAAGGAATAA
- a CDS encoding transglutaminase family protein yields MRLAISHETLYRYDSPVRHSTQYLRLTPQGGNGLQILDWQLELPVAAHRSTDSYGNILHVLTLDYPHQEIRIKVSGTVETDVTAPLSDDLPPLFFLRQTELTTPDEALRRFAAAYRQPIPSLTQLQALVEGIREHMPFLPGETQSHTPAAAAFAKGAGVCQDHTHVFLSCARQLGIPARYVSGYVYSPAHATDHVSSHAWAEAWVDGAWHSFDVANAVAANEHHLKLAIGMDYLDACPVRGVRFGGGTESMSAQARVWLDGQ; encoded by the coding sequence ATGCGACTCGCCATCAGTCATGAAACGCTGTACCGCTACGACAGCCCGGTACGCCACAGCACCCAGTACCTGCGCCTGACGCCGCAAGGCGGCAACGGCCTGCAGATTCTGGACTGGCAGCTGGAACTGCCGGTGGCCGCCCATCGCAGTACCGACAGCTACGGCAACATCCTGCATGTGCTGACGCTGGACTACCCGCACCAGGAAATCCGCATCAAGGTCAGCGGCACAGTGGAGACCGATGTCACCGCCCCGCTGAGCGACGATCTGCCGCCACTGTTTTTCCTGCGCCAGACCGAACTGACCACCCCGGACGAGGCCCTACGCCGCTTTGCCGCCGCTTACCGCCAGCCCATACCCAGCCTCACCCAGCTCCAAGCGCTGGTGGAAGGCATTCGCGAGCACATGCCCTTTTTGCCTGGCGAAACCCAAAGCCATACCCCGGCTGCCGCCGCCTTTGCCAAGGGCGCTGGCGTGTGCCAGGACCACACCCATGTCTTCCTCAGTTGCGCCCGCCAGCTGGGGATTCCGGCGCGCTATGTCAGCGGCTATGTCTACTCGCCGGCCCACGCCACCGACCATGTCTCCAGCCATGCCTGGGCCGAAGCCTGGGTAGACGGTGCCTGGCACAGCTTCGACGTGGCCAATGCCGTAGCCGCCAACGAGCATCACCTCAAGCTGGCCATCGGCATGGACTATCTGGACGCCTGCCCGGTGCGCGGCGTGCGTTTTGGTGGTGGCACCGAAAGCATGAGCGCCCAGGCGCGTGTCTGGCTGGACGGCCAGTAA
- a CDS encoding alpha-E domain-containing protein: MLSRMAGCLYWMARNMERAENTARLLDVSLQMSLLHASSQDDLLVPLDVTGSTADFLRHHHTPTPQAVLHYLALDGDNPGSIYNCMRNARENAHVVRVKITTEMWEQVNGTWLEMREWQARGLDTRSASAFLEWVRERSHLFRGAGYGTMLRNDTFHFSRLGTFIERADNTARILNVKTKQISDNEPEAENILDYYQWAALLRSVSGFEAYRDIYRDSITPERVAELLILRHDMPRSLRACFGEINKVLGRIEGQAGRAARRRASEIQARLTYSSIEDIFADGLEQTLDSLIGDIILLGNTIHHSYLEAA; the protein is encoded by the coding sequence ATGCTAAGCCGAATGGCAGGGTGCCTGTACTGGATGGCACGCAATATGGAACGCGCCGAAAACACCGCGCGCTTGCTGGATGTCAGCTTGCAGATGTCGCTGCTGCATGCGTCCTCGCAGGACGACCTGCTGGTGCCGCTGGATGTCACCGGCAGCACGGCGGATTTTCTGCGCCATCACCACACCCCCACCCCGCAAGCCGTGCTGCACTATCTGGCGCTGGATGGCGACAACCCCGGCAGCATCTACAACTGCATGCGCAATGCACGGGAAAACGCCCATGTGGTGCGGGTAAAAATCACCACCGAGATGTGGGAGCAGGTGAACGGAACCTGGCTGGAAATGCGCGAATGGCAGGCTCGAGGCCTGGACACCCGCAGCGCCTCGGCCTTTCTGGAATGGGTGCGCGAGCGCTCGCACCTGTTCCGTGGCGCAGGCTACGGCACCATGTTGCGCAATGACACCTTCCACTTTTCCCGGCTGGGCACCTTCATCGAACGCGCCGACAACACCGCGCGCATCCTGAATGTGAAAACCAAGCAGATCAGTGACAACGAGCCGGAAGCAGAAAACATCCTGGACTACTACCAGTGGGCGGCGCTGCTGCGTTCGGTGTCCGGCTTCGAGGCCTATCGCGACATCTACCGCGACAGCATCACCCCGGAGCGGGTGGCCGAACTGCTGATCCTGCGCCACGACATGCCGCGCAGCCTGCGCGCCTGCTTTGGTGAAATCAACAAGGTGCTGGGCCGCATCGAAGGCCAGGCTGGCCGCGCCGCCCGCCGCCGCGCCAGCGAAATCCAGGCCAGGCTCACCTACAGCAGCATCGAGGACATCTTTGCCGACGGGCTGGAACAGACGCTGGACAGTCTGATCGGCGACATCATCCTGCTGGGCAACACCATTCACCACAGTTATCTGGAAGCTGCCTGA